AATATGACAAAGAGTCCTATAAAAATGGGcctttggttttaattttttttacttcatggAATAACCAATTTATTGcacaaagaaaaaaggaagatgaTAAAATCAATAAACATGCACAGTATACAAAaagcaaagaaacaaaaagccaaCAGGTTTCTCAAcaagagaagagaaaatgaaaaactacAACTTAGTGAATTGAGAAAGCCTATAATATATCAACAGTGTCCTAGATTAAGAGTGCCATATCATATAAAATGATGTCTAGAAAGAAGATTTCAATATCACCAACatgaaaaacaatttcatcTTCACCAATGAATAAACTTTTGGCTTACCACAAGTGGTATCAACCCATAAACTAAAGACTTAGTATAGTAGGCATATCTAATACACACACATGTATCTGTATATATGAGAATTCtaataaatggataaataaataacctCCTAGTGAAAATTAGAGAATATTATTTACTAACCGAGAAGTCAAGTAAATTACtagaaaaattcaagaaataagaGGTTATTtggctaaaaatataaatgtttggGAGCTTATTCTGAATAATTTACTAAAAGTCtgtttactttatttttctagtACTTATAATAGCAATATTGTTTCAATGTACTCAAACGACTGCCAGAGTGGTACCCAACTAAAAGAAGAGCCATAAAACAATATAACATAACTAGTTTTGAGCACGCTCCATCAGCCAGCACTTAGAAACTCTTACCAGTGAAAACAAAATCTTAGGGAGTAACAATATCTCTCTGCAGTTGGCCCTTAAAATTATACCACAGCTTCCAAAGGAAAAAGACCTTGAGGTGCCCTACTTCTAGAGATGAAAAACCTTGAAAGGATGAAGTTCAAAGGATGAACTTACTAAAATCACCATAGGGGCAAATGGCTTTGACTCTTTTGGTTGCTCAACTGGAACTGGAGAATAACTTACACTCTGAACTTGGAACCTTATCTGCAGCAGAACACCAAAAGTTAATGCAAACCACAACTGGAAGTTTTAGCATAATTATGGAACTGTTAAAAGAATTATGCAACTTAAACCTTGTCTATCCCATCTATAGGAAATTTTTGTTCTTGATTATCCCGTATCCATATGACTTGACTCCTGGAAttccataaaaggaaaaaagtagaACACTATATATACGGATGTAAGGAGTAGCCgtgaaatgaatgaaaaaaacaaaagaaaaaaagaaagcaaatggTGAAATCCTGAACaatctaattttaattccattaaAAAGTTAAATGTAGGTGAGATTCTTTTATGGGTTAGGCTCACAGTGGGATGGATTTGGCATAAGATGGACCAGTCTGTAGACGTCTTCAAAGAATCCAAGAGATACTGTCCATTACAGATTCAATATCAGCAGTATGCAGATATTAAATAGGTGTTATTCATGATGATGACACAAAATTGAATTCACCATGTGCATAGCAGCTATTTTCACTGATGAGAAGCCAAAGGATGCCTTAAAACAAGGTTtatattgaaaaacaaaattctgaTATCCACTCTACATCTTCGAGAAGTAACTCACTGAGATAGGGTACAACTAAGTTGCATTAAGTATTTGAAGAGCAACATGATCTTGGTCATAATGAAAAAGCATAGCAGCAAAGcccataaaaataataaccaaCTAGAAAGGACTAAGCTAAGTATCTAGCTAAGATGAAAGATCACACTCCAATAATCACAGGTATTATGCCCAATGCTTCGGAAGCTGATTCCTTAACTCATGAGCAATGTCAAGGAGCAACGATTTTGTGAAAAGAGTATTTAGGAAAAAGTATATGAATAACATGTTCCTTAACAACAAGTGATTTGGATATAACTGCTGAACTAAAAgttataaaagtgtttttaaacaATCTTCAATCTCTAGCTCTGATTTTGCAACCAGTCTTTGGGAACCAAGCATGCCACTTTTACAACGGAGCTAGAGAATGACTTATATGAAGATAAATGGCCTACAGGATTCAACAGCATTTCCCAGGTCTGGTACGAGTGCCCACAACTGGTACATGTCATTTTCATCCAAACACATCAATTGAAATACCATCTACTCCGAAagccttttttgttttcatcttgtctGGACTAATATGATACAGTTGAAAGCCCTACAAGGACAGGGGCAAGGGCAAGGCAAAGAAAGTAGTGAGAAAGGTGAATAAATTGTGCTTCCATAAGTAATATGGCTCTAGACATAGTGGAGCATCAAAAATGGATTTCAATAACTGAACCCAAGTAATTGAGGCTCTGCCGATTTGCTTAATTTTGACTCGAGTTGCTTCAatgattaaatcatttaaatccAGATAAGTTTTGCTTTACATTATCCTTTACAACTACCTCGTTGAATTCATGTGGTGCTTGAGCACCGGTTTTTATCATCATGCGATTCAGCCCATCgcctttttcaattcaattcaaaaaCGGACGCATATGAAGGCAATGCAACAGTCCCTGatggataaattataaaaagaaaaatagattaggTATACCGTATAGGTTGAAGCACCATCCGCAGGAAAGACAAAGTCACCGTCAATAGATCTGATATCATAAACAGAGATACACAGCCCCAAATCCGCAATAACCTTCATCACAACACACATTCTTCTCAGTCCCTTAAATGCTCTGGAAGCACAATAACAGAGTGAAAACGCAAAGACATTGCTCAATTTTCACACCTTATCTAAGAATTGATTCTCAAGCTCTCCTTGTATGGTTTTATCGAGAGAAAGATCCAGAAGATGAGGAGGCAAACGCAGTGTGTGCTCAATTAAGCTAAGGAAGAACATGTGAACCTAGGAAAAGTAAATTCCAAACTGAAAATCAAATGAATCAATTGCAGACGCAGATTATCACATAAATTTGAGCCAGTTAAAGTTAAAAGTACAAATGGTTTCATAAATGAGATTTTGGTTGTTCTAGGGTTTTAATCTCCGACCGGTGACGCTGCCGCCGATCAGCGATAGAAATATTTCCCTAACTGCCGCGCCGGCATGAGATGGTTGTCCTCGAATGCTTGCTACTCGTCGACAATGAGAGAGGAGACTAAAAAGAACCGTGTGTGCATGGATGGAAATTTGGGGAAATATCGTGGAATTCGTGGAAATATCGGAGAAATTTCGGCCAGACATTTCACAGAAATTTCGCTGAATGATTGGAGAAATTTCGCCCAATTTTCGGAGATATTTCGCAAAGCTAATTTGCTGATTTTTGTTAACTTTCGCCGATATTTTGGAATTTTCCGCGACATTTCAGGGTTTTTTCGATAAATCCCGATTTTTCGAGCCCTTCACCCTAATGTTAACAAAAACAGCCTCGGTCACTTGGCTTTCTCCGATAAAATAGGAAATTTTGTAATTGAATATACTAAGTGAATTTAAGGTCTGTTTAGATATACAGATGGGGTGAACGGGCCATCATCAACCCACctttaga
Above is a genomic segment from Vitis riparia cultivar Riparia Gloire de Montpellier isolate 1030 chromosome 7, EGFV_Vit.rip_1.0, whole genome shotgun sequence containing:
- the LOC117918968 gene encoding DNA-directed RNA polymerase III subunit RPC8-like, with amino-acid sequence MHGMSYWVHMFFLSLIEHTLRLPPHLLDLSLDKTIQGELENQFLDKVIADLGLCISVYDIRSIDGDFVFPADGASTYTYLLDSLKTSTDWSILCQIHPTCSTFFLLWNSRSQVIWIRDNQEQKFPIDGIDKIRFQVQSVSYSPVPVEQPKESKPFAPMVILVYIDVPHWKMMPASDYYGLFSSSSPISMLDHLIMMV